The following are encoded in a window of Methanobrevibacter ruminantium M1 genomic DNA:
- the hisD gene encoding histidinol dehydrogenase, which produces MEILRYERETADELIKRSQADINEILNIVQDILSDVKENKDEAVKRYTAKFDRCELDDLQVSDEEIKNAYDNLDTDLIDALKRASQNIEKFHKAQIPEEWSMEVAKGITAGQIIRPINSVGCYIPGGRAAYPSSILMEVIPAKIAGVERIICCTPPGADGRILDAILVAADLAGADEIYKCGGAQAIAAMAFGTESIQKVEKIVGPGNVFVTGAKKLVYGDVDIEFPAGPSEVLILADKTAIPEYLAHDFLSQAEHDPEASCFLVTDDEKIAEESNDLIERFTKEAVRKEIIQESLEKHGHIILCKDMEEAIEFTNTYAPEHLIISTEDDNAILDKIKNAGSIFLGKYSPVAAGDYGSGTNHVLPTSGGAKMYSGLSTESFIKKPTVQTITKEGIEELSKTVIPIAEYEGFYAHANSVKVRLDKNE; this is translated from the coding sequence ATGGAAATTTTAAGATATGAGAGAGAAACTGCAGATGAGCTAATCAAAAGGTCACAGGCAGACATCAATGAAATATTAAACATCGTTCAAGACATCCTATCCGACGTAAAGGAAAACAAGGATGAAGCGGTTAAAAGATACACTGCAAAGTTTGACAGATGCGAATTAGATGATTTGCAAGTTTCCGACGAAGAAATCAAGAATGCTTATGATAATCTAGATACTGATCTTATAGATGCCCTTAAAAGGGCTTCCCAAAACATTGAAAAGTTCCATAAGGCCCAAATTCCAGAGGAATGGTCTATGGAAGTGGCAAAAGGTATCACAGCAGGGCAGATAATCAGACCGATCAATAGCGTCGGCTGCTATATTCCAGGAGGAAGAGCTGCCTATCCATCATCCATATTAATGGAAGTGATTCCGGCTAAGATTGCAGGAGTGGAAAGAATCATATGCTGCACCCCTCCAGGAGCCGACGGAAGAATATTGGATGCAATACTTGTAGCGGCAGACTTGGCGGGAGCAGATGAAATCTACAAGTGCGGAGGCGCACAGGCAATCGCTGCAATGGCATTTGGAACAGAATCAATCCAAAAGGTTGAAAAGATTGTAGGTCCAGGGAATGTCTTTGTTACAGGAGCTAAAAAGCTTGTCTATGGTGATGTGGACATTGAGTTTCCAGCAGGCCCTTCAGAGGTATTGATTCTTGCAGATAAGACTGCAATTCCAGAATATCTTGCCCATGACTTCCTATCACAGGCAGAGCATGACCCTGAAGCATCATGCTTTTTAGTGACTGATGATGAAAAAATAGCAGAAGAATCCAACGACCTTATAGAAAGATTCACTAAGGAAGCTGTAAGAAAAGAGATAATTCAAGAGTCCTTGGAAAAGCACGGACATATAATTCTCTGCAAAGATATGGAAGAGGCCATTGAATTTACAAATACCTATGCTCCAGAGCATTTGATCATATCAACTGAAGATGACAATGCAATCCTTGATAAAATCAAAAATGCAGGATCCATATTCTTAGGAAAATACTCTCCAGTGGCAGCAGGTGACTATGGCTCTGGAACAAACCATGTTCTTCCCACAAGCGGTGGAGCTAAGATGTATTCAGGCCTTTCAACCGAATCATTCATCAAAAAGCCTACCGTTCAGACCATAACAAAAGAGGGTATTGAAGAGCTATCCAAGACAGTCATTCCAATTGCAGAATATGAAGGCTTTTATGCTCATGCAAATTCAGTGAAAGTAAGATTAGATAAAAACGAATAG
- a CDS encoding UPF0058 family protein codes for MYKDEMIQLHQFLVYVLKYLDTDNNAHEYIEEYLALNISPHHIHRTKAEHKQAIFVLSNTISEVILHKEEGSIPPNVSNALRDLVRRSKKELKAAEAAQSK; via the coding sequence ATGTATAAAGATGAAATGATTCAATTACATCAATTTTTAGTATATGTTTTAAAATATTTAGACACAGATAATAATGCTCATGAATATATTGAGGAGTATCTTGCGCTTAACATAAGCCCTCATCATATTCACAGAACAAAAGCGGAGCATAAACAGGCAATCTTCGTTCTTTCAAACACTATTTCAGAAGTGATCTTGCATAAGGAAGAAGGTTCCATACCACCAAATGTATCAAATGCATTAAGGGATCTTGTTAGAAGATCTAAAAAGGAATTAAAGGCTGCTGAAGCAGCTCAATCAAAATAA
- a CDS encoding 2,3-diphosphoglycerate synthetase produces the protein MMSTRKVVCLVDGEHYLPVTRSAVNSINSIDHIEVVALVFIGGTEKLKLGDEEEYSELLDTPVYFGKDKNQIPYKLIEDVIKKHNANIVMDLSDEPVLDYDKRFKIASVVLSCGVIYKGADFEFEPLTQYEIMKKPSLKILGTGKRIGKTAVSGYAARLIDKNNYNPCIVAMGRGGPEEPEVVHGNEIEINPEYLLEQSNKGIHAASDHWEDALMSRVLTIGSRRCGGGMAGDVFVTNMDKAAKKANKQDAKFVIFEGSGAAIPPIKTDKSIVLVGANQPIGNILGYFGPYRIMLGDLVILTMCEEPMASKEKIKEIEDFIHKIKPDVDVISTVFRPKPLSDINGKKVLFVTTAPEAVRDVLSSYLEETYSCEIVGLSSHLSNRPLLQEDIEKYKDDVDCIVTELKAAAVDIVTKEAIESGIELVYCDNIPVPISDDYPDLSESILKVVDGAIEEFSFNMLLD, from the coding sequence ATTATGTCTACTCGTAAAGTTGTTTGTTTAGTGGATGGAGAGCATTACCTTCCGGTGACCCGTTCTGCTGTAAATTCCATTAATAGCATTGACCATATTGAAGTTGTGGCTCTTGTTTTTATAGGCGGAACTGAAAAGCTTAAATTAGGTGATGAGGAAGAGTATAGCGAACTTTTAGACACTCCCGTTTACTTTGGAAAGGATAAAAACCAGATTCCATATAAATTGATTGAAGATGTCATCAAAAAGCATAATGCAAATATTGTGATGGACTTAAGCGATGAGCCTGTTCTTGATTATGACAAGCGCTTTAAGATAGCTTCTGTTGTACTGTCCTGTGGAGTAATTTACAAGGGGGCTGATTTTGAATTTGAGCCTTTGACTCAATATGAAATAATGAAAAAGCCTTCCCTAAAGATTTTAGGAACTGGAAAGCGCATAGGAAAGACTGCAGTTTCAGGCTATGCTGCTCGATTGATTGACAAGAATAACTATAATCCATGCATTGTTGCTATGGGTCGCGGAGGTCCTGAAGAACCTGAAGTAGTTCATGGAAATGAGATTGAAATTAATCCGGAGTATTTGCTTGAGCAATCCAATAAGGGAATTCATGCAGCAAGCGATCACTGGGAAGATGCCCTTATGAGCCGTGTATTGACAATCGGCTCCAGACGCTGTGGAGGCGGAATGGCCGGCGATGTCTTTGTCACAAATATGGATAAGGCAGCTAAAAAGGCAAATAAGCAGGATGCTAAATTTGTTATCTTTGAAGGAAGCGGTGCAGCCATTCCTCCGATTAAGACAGACAAATCCATTGTTCTGGTAGGTGCAAACCAGCCAATAGGAAATATTCTCGGATACTTTGGTCCTTATCGCATAATGTTAGGGGATTTGGTTATCCTGACAATGTGTGAGGAACCGATGGCAAGCAAGGAAAAGATAAAGGAAATCGAAGACTTCATCCATAAGATCAAACCTGATGTTGATGTGATATCTACAGTCTTTAGGCCTAAGCCATTGTCAGATATTAATGGCAAAAAAGTTTTATTTGTTACCACAGCTCCTGAAGCGGTTAGGGATGTTTTATCAAGCTATCTTGAAGAGACTTATTCCTGTGAGATAGTTGGATTAAGCTCTCATCTTTCAAACAGGCCTCTTCTTCAGGAGGATATTGAAAAATACAAGGATGATGTCGATTGCATAGTGACTGAGCTTAAGGCAGCTGCAGTTGATATTGTCACTAAGGAGGCAATAGAATCTGGAATAGAGCTTGTATACTGTGATAATATTCCGGTTCCTATAAGCGATGACTATCCTGACCTTTCAGAGTCTATTCTAAAGGTGGTTGATGGGGCAATTGAAGAGTTCTCCTTTAATATGCTTTTAGATTAA
- a CDS encoding tetratricopeptide repeat protein yields MSQDSNKNDINSYDFPSRVEKALKLIHTDSFKALDYFNEILDDFFKFTPDEIKENNLSSLIINSLNGKGSILNAFDKIDEAEECFDMVLNDFDSQDFTSLINKALILRKKGHLEESLDYYDEIAKYYPDKKELILAMKSEVYGELKIKLSDTDLDDYSIEAKDLIGRGLASHENKIVLEALDYYQKAIKADSSCKYLVLSLMDDVKREFFKLFLYEDIDIEKDEISKKKGAVLHYLFIQNNLFYAYMLNEEILEENKNDLFALNAMGMIFFYLDDCDLSIRYFDRCNTIDEKYLYPYLNKAIALARAKRFDEAKESFGKIKGLPNLIRDPNEEELDIFKRTIISNSIYSLGF; encoded by the coding sequence ATGTCTCAAGATTCAAACAAAAATGATATAAATTCATACGATTTTCCATCAAGGGTGGAAAAGGCTTTAAAATTGATTCATACAGATTCTTTCAAAGCATTGGATTATTTTAATGAAATTCTGGATGATTTTTTCAAGTTCACACCTGATGAAATCAAGGAAAATAACTTATCTTCCCTTATAATAAATTCATTGAATGGAAAGGGTTCCATTTTAAATGCATTTGATAAAATCGATGAGGCTGAAGAATGTTTTGATATGGTTTTAAATGATTTTGACAGCCAAGATTTCACTTCCCTAATTAATAAGGCATTGATTTTAAGAAAAAAGGGACATTTGGAAGAATCTTTGGATTATTACGATGAGATAGCCAAATACTATCCTGATAAGAAAGAGCTTATTTTAGCTATGAAAAGTGAAGTTTATGGTGAATTGAAAATTAAGCTCTCTGATACCGATTTGGATGATTATAGCATTGAAGCAAAGGACTTAATTGGGAGGGGTCTTGCATCCCATGAGAATAAGATTGTTTTAGAAGCCTTGGATTATTATCAAAAAGCGATTAAAGCAGATTCAAGCTGTAAATATTTGGTCTTAAGCCTTATGGATGATGTTAAAAGGGAATTTTTTAAGCTCTTTCTCTATGAGGATATAGACATTGAAAAGGACGAGATTTCAAAGAAAAAAGGAGCTGTTTTGCATTACCTTTTCATTCAAAACAATCTATTCTATGCTTATATGCTAAATGAAGAGATCCTTGAAGAAAATAAGAATGACTTGTTTGCATTGAATGCAATGGGAATGATATTCTTCTATTTGGATGACTGTGACTTGTCTATTAGGTATTTCGACAGATGTAACACTATTGATGAGAAATATCTTTACCCATATCTTAATAAGGCCATTGCATTGGCTAGGGCTAAAAGATTTGATGAAGCTAAAGAGTCCTTTGGAAAAATTAAGGGATTGCCTAATCTGATTCGGGATCCAAATGAGGAAGAGTTGGACATTTTTAAAAGAACAATCATTTCAAACAGCATCTATTCCTTAGGATTTTAG
- a CDS encoding C-GCAxxG-C-C family protein, with amino-acid sequence MSHVEKSLELFEAKFNCAQSVFCSFSKEFGLDEKQALKIAACFGSGMRKGEVCGACSGALMVLGLKYGQSELGDRDSKLKSDKKCTDFLEEFERANGSYICNELLGCDIRTEKGVNYAKENNLFIEFCPKFVESATLIVEKILKEE; translated from the coding sequence ATGTCACATGTTGAAAAGTCATTAGAATTATTTGAAGCTAAATTTAATTGTGCCCAATCAGTTTTTTGCAGTTTTTCAAAAGAATTTGGCCTTGATGAGAAACAAGCATTAAAAATAGCCGCTTGTTTTGGTAGCGGTATGCGTAAAGGCGAAGTCTGCGGAGCTTGTAGTGGAGCATTGATGGTTTTAGGTTTAAAATATGGTCAGAGCGAACTTGGAGATAGAGATAGCAAACTGAAATCTGATAAGAAGTGCACTGACTTTTTAGAGGAATTTGAAAGAGCAAATGGTTCTTATATTTGCAATGAATTATTAGGGTGTGATATAAGAACTGAAAAAGGAGTTAATTATGCTAAAGAGAATAATCTTTTTATCGAATTTTGTCCAAAATTCGTAGAATCTGCAACATTGATAGTTGAAAAAATATTAAAAGAAGAATAG
- a CDS encoding NYN domain-containing protein: MKVIIDAANVAHYQKGENSKAKLKNITLAVKALEQGHHDFLIIADASLRHNIDDKDTFVRLVEDGIIDEVPIGNVADHYILDLAYDENAKILSNDKFRDFMSEFPDINSMRIPFSIKDNELILGKTKKPKKVKNLLQNICDEILNELERKRWVVYKGKETTKFTPLNVAKQAILILDQSERDDMSSKIEGIFSKLPMFDKVMEMVDDVETSVPYVIFVLVHPKDYKAAVKDAGNISVTVADRLRLVHKPLIAVRNDLFIKPGYFGLNIVLTDEVEDIPPFNIEIQTNTYDEVFIKKNSRNIASTIAGRLGSWKFPFVSVKPNMILEKPGEFEIYLEKNSKKKKKDKSKDKDKKKK; this comes from the coding sequence TTGAAAGTTATTATAGATGCAGCTAATGTGGCTCATTATCAAAAAGGGGAAAATTCAAAGGCTAAATTAAAGAACATTACCTTGGCTGTTAAGGCATTGGAACAGGGGCATCATGATTTTTTAATTATAGCAGATGCATCATTGCGTCATAATATTGATGATAAGGACACTTTTGTAAGGCTTGTTGAAGATGGAATCATCGATGAGGTTCCTATCGGAAATGTGGCAGATCACTATATCCTTGACTTGGCTTATGATGAAAATGCAAAGATTCTATCCAACGATAAGTTTAGGGACTTCATGTCTGAATTTCCAGATATCAACAGCATGAGGATTCCTTTTTCAATAAAGGACAATGAGTTAATATTAGGTAAGACAAAGAAACCTAAGAAGGTTAAAAATCTCTTGCAGAACATCTGTGATGAAATCTTAAATGAGCTTGAGCGCAAGCGTTGGGTTGTTTATAAGGGAAAGGAGACAACTAAGTTCACACCTTTGAATGTTGCAAAACAAGCCATTTTGATTTTAGACCAATCTGAAAGGGATGATATGTCCTCTAAAATCGAAGGAATATTTTCAAAGCTTCCTATGTTTGACAAGGTCATGGAAATGGTTGATGACGTAGAGACCTCTGTCCCTTATGTTATTTTTGTTCTTGTCCATCCTAAGGATTATAAGGCTGCAGTAAAGGATGCAGGTAATATTTCAGTCACTGTGGCAGATAGGTTAAGATTGGTTCATAAGCCTTTGATTGCAGTTAGAAATGACCTCTTTATTAAGCCAGGATATTTCGGATTGAATATTGTCCTTACAGATGAGGTGGAAGATATTCCTCCATTCAATATTGAGATTCAGACAAACACCTATGATGAGGTATTTATCAAGAAGAATTCCAGAAATATAGCAAGTACAATTGCTGGCAGATTAGGTTCCTGGAAGTTTCCATTTGTTTCAGTTAAGCCTAATATGATTTTGGAAAAACCTGGTGAGTTTGAAATCTATTTAGAGAAGAATTCTAAAAAGAAAAAGAAAGATAAATCTAAAGATAAGGATAAGAAGAAAAAATAG
- the argJ gene encoding bifunctional ornithine acetyltransferase/N-acetylglutamate synthase: MCLVNGVRAAGSRQGKYGLAVIESKDSNASAVFTSNKVVAAPVIHTKEMIKGGKISLVVANSGNANCFTGEDGIVDCDKTIDFASGITGISRSEIATASTGVIGRKMPMDIILPLVEESISKLEHSNEASTDAAKSLMTTDTYHKQFAVETSIDGKKVTIGGVTKGVGMIAPNMGTMLCFLATDASISAEYINKALKTAVNKSFNMIVVDGDESTNDTAILMANGKSGVEVVNDGEINPDFQEALDFICISLAKMMARDGEGATKFIECKVNGAKDENDAILASKSVISSSLVKSAIFGGDPNWGRIVAAVGYSGCEMDQNMITVIISDDNGKEAILVDKGKILAFEGTPNLDLAEKIMQEKNINILVDLYQGDASATAWGCDLTYDYVKINAEYTT; the protein is encoded by the coding sequence ATGTGCCTGGTTAATGGAGTTAGGGCTGCAGGTAGCCGCCAAGGCAAATACGGCCTAGCAGTTATAGAATCTAAAGACAGCAATGCCTCTGCCGTATTTACATCAAATAAGGTAGTGGCAGCTCCAGTTATTCATACAAAGGAAATGATTAAAGGCGGTAAAATATCTTTAGTCGTTGCAAACAGTGGAAATGCAAACTGCTTTACTGGTGAGGATGGAATAGTTGACTGTGATAAGACAATTGATTTTGCGTCAGGTATCACTGGAATCTCAAGATCTGAGATTGCAACAGCATCTACCGGTGTTATTGGTCGTAAGATGCCTATGGATATTATATTGCCATTGGTGGAAGAGTCCATTTCTAAATTAGAGCATTCAAATGAAGCATCTACAGATGCTGCAAAATCATTAATGACAACTGACACCTATCATAAGCAATTTGCTGTAGAGACAAGTATTGATGGGAAAAAGGTCACAATTGGTGGTGTAACCAAAGGAGTGGGCATGATTGCACCTAATATGGGAACCATGCTTTGTTTCTTGGCTACTGACGCTTCAATATCTGCTGAATATATCAATAAGGCCTTAAAAACAGCAGTTAATAAAAGCTTTAACATGATTGTAGTTGATGGTGATGAAAGTACCAACGACACAGCTATCCTGATGGCAAACGGCAAATCAGGTGTTGAAGTTGTAAATGATGGCGAGATTAACCCTGATTTCCAGGAAGCATTAGACTTCATCTGCATTAGCTTAGCTAAAATGATGGCTCGTGACGGCGAAGGAGCCACCAAGTTTATCGAATGTAAGGTGAATGGGGCTAAGGATGAAAATGATGCCATTTTAGCTTCTAAATCAGTCATAAGTTCTTCTCTTGTTAAGTCAGCTATTTTTGGCGGAGACCCTAATTGGGGAAGGATAGTTGCAGCAGTGGGATATTCCGGCTGTGAAATGGACCAGAATATGATAACTGTGATTATAAGTGATGACAATGGAAAAGAAGCCATTTTGGTAGATAAAGGTAAAATCCTTGCATTTGAAGGTACCCCTAACCTTGACTTGGCAGAAAAAATCATGCAGGAGAAAAATATAAACATACTTGTTGATTTATATCAAGGGGACGCATCTGCAACCGCTTGGGGCTGTGATCTTACCTATGATTATGTTAAAATAAATGCAGAGTACACTACTTAA